One Verrucomicrobiota bacterium genomic window carries:
- a CDS encoding glycosyltransferase has protein sequence MRILVVYPYIPFPVDRGTYQRTFHLLRALARDHEVDLLALSEAGERCEQKPVFTEFCRRVEFVPFEHPAWPRLFPDRLLHPLPTTVRHWQLPHVAEAIHRFASGHDYELVHVCDIVMAQYFFNALAQLPLAVDRSRVDLQFQLAQREVMAGGVRQTVLDWENLMKLKRFERRVARRAAVEVVCGPDDETFIRERISRRVKVQVITNGVDLDYFTPAASPEPRAPEPTVLFCGAMDYLPNVDALQWYFGEIHDALRQQVPDLRVLIVGKSPTREVQAYAQRAGVTVTGGVPDVRPFYRRAWLQIVPLRVGGGTRLKIPESMAMGTPVVSTTIGAQGLDLRQSEDILLADAPEDFAAQTARALKDTALRTHLDQTGRQTVAARLSWLLLGKQLSNYYAENF, from the coding sequence ATGCGCATTCTTGTCGTCTATCCGTACATTCCGTTCCCGGTGGATCGTGGCACCTACCAACGCACGTTCCACTTGTTGCGCGCGCTGGCGCGCGACCACGAGGTGGATTTGCTGGCGCTTAGCGAAGCCGGTGAACGCTGCGAGCAAAAACCTGTATTTACCGAATTTTGCCGGCGGGTGGAGTTCGTGCCGTTTGAACATCCGGCCTGGCCACGACTCTTTCCCGACCGTCTTTTGCACCCGTTGCCAACGACCGTGCGCCATTGGCAACTGCCACACGTGGCCGAGGCGATTCACCGTTTTGCCAGCGGCCACGACTATGAGCTGGTGCATGTGTGCGATATCGTCATGGCACAGTATTTCTTCAATGCGCTTGCCCAGCTTCCGCTCGCCGTGGACCGGAGCCGGGTGGACTTGCAATTCCAACTCGCCCAGCGCGAAGTCATGGCGGGCGGCGTCCGCCAAACCGTGCTCGACTGGGAGAATCTTATGAAACTCAAGCGCTTTGAGCGTCGTGTTGCACGGCGCGCGGCGGTGGAGGTGGTCTGTGGGCCGGATGACGAGACGTTTATTCGTGAGCGCATCAGTCGGCGGGTGAAAGTTCAGGTGATCACGAACGGCGTGGACCTTGATTACTTCACGCCAGCCGCCTCGCCTGAACCGCGTGCGCCCGAACCGACCGTGCTTTTCTGCGGCGCAATGGACTACCTGCCAAACGTAGACGCGCTGCAGTGGTACTTTGGCGAAATCCATGACGCGCTACGCCAGCAAGTCCCGGACTTGCGTGTGCTTATTGTTGGAAAATCTCCGACGCGGGAGGTGCAAGCGTACGCCCAACGCGCGGGCGTCACGGTTACCGGCGGCGTGCCGGATGTGCGGCCTTTTTACCGTCGAGCCTGGCTGCAAATTGTACCGTTGCGCGTCGGTGGCGGTACGCGGTTGAAGATTCCCGAAAGCATGGCGATGGGCACACCCGTCGTCTCGACGACCATCGGCGCACAAGGACTTGATCTGCGACAGAGTGAGGACATCCTGCTTGCCGACGCGCCGGAGGATTTTGCCGCGCAGACGGCACGGGCACTGAAGGACACTGCGCTGCGCACACACCTTGACCAGACGGGAAGGCAGACGGTTGCCGCCCGGCTTTCCTGGCTCCTGCTCGGAAAACAACTCAGCAACTATTATGCCGAGAACTTTTGA